One Chaetodon auriga isolate fChaAug3 chromosome 14, fChaAug3.hap1, whole genome shotgun sequence genomic window carries:
- the daam1a gene encoding disheveled-associated activator of morphogenesis 1: protein MASRVKQPEGRSLSSLFSCCCKENDQPEIVYRHDDINTVAALEPTLPMPPPQELDSMFTELVDELDLTEEHRAAMFALPAEKKWQIYCSKKMEAEENKGATSWPEYYIDQLRSMAARKTLLSLEDDEEQGRHQIIDDLKTALRTQPMRFVTRFIELDGLSCVLNFLKSMDYETTESQIHTSLIGCIKALMNNSQGRAHVLGHCESINIIAQSLTTENIKTKVAVLEILGAVCLVPGGHRKVLEAMLHFQKFASERTRFQTLLSDLDRSTGRYRDEVNLKTAIMSFINAVLSQGAGETSLEFRIHLRYEFLMLGIQPVIDKLHSHDNATLDRHLDFFEMLRNEDELLMSKRFDAVHIETKSASQMFELIKKKLNHTEAYPHLLSTLQHCLMMPYKQSSTTLQYWTLLDRIVQQLVLQTDKGENPDVAPLEDFNVKNIVRMLVKEDEVKQWKEQADKMRKEHHNLQQRFEKKERECEAKNKEKEDMMATLSKMKDKLERESNDHKQAKLQVAELSARLQQLSATSSVPGGPPVTPGHLVPPGPVPSIPCPPPPPPPPPPPPGGPPAFGMAPFAPPPPPGAPLGAAQKKNIPQPSNPLKSFNWSKLPENKIEGTIWKQIDDLKVFKVLDLDEFQKTFSAYQKPQKTAEDDHTFAKKVKELSVIDGRRAQNCNILLSRLKLTNDEIRYAIMSMDEQEDLPKDMLEQLLKFVPEKSDIELLEEHKHELDRMAKPDRFLYDMSSINHYHQRLQSLYFKKKFAERLTEVKPQIKALTLASREVLQSGALRQLLEVVLAFGNYMNKGQRGNAYGFKVASLNKIADTKSSIDKNVTLLHYMITVLEKKYPKVVALSEELQNVPEASKVNMTELLKDIGNLRSGLKSVEAELQYQQAQSSRGPEDKFVSVVSQFITVASFSFSDVEELLTEAKEVFGKALKYFGEELSNLQPDGFFGIFETFLTAFSEAKQDNENMARRKEEEEKRALMEAQLKKERELKARKAHVEEGGGEFDDLVSALRSGEVFDKDLSKMNRRKQRKQNLVDSSRERPVTKLNQ, encoded by the exons ATGGCGTCCCGGGTGAAGCAGCCCGAGGGGCGTAGCCTGTCCTCCCTGTTCTcttgctgctgcaaagaaaacGACCAACCAGAGATCGTTTACCGCCATGATGACATCAACACTGTCGCCGCACTGGAGCCCACCCTGCCCATGCCCCCCCCTCAAGAGCTGGACTCCATGTTCACTGAGCTGGTG GATGAACTGGACctcacagaggagcacagagctgccatgtttgctttgccagCAGAGAAAAAGTGGCAGATCTACTGTAGTAAGAAAATG gaagcagaggagaataAAGGAGCAACCAGCTGGCCAGAGTACTATATTGACCAGCTCAGGTCCATGGCTGCT AGGAAgactctgctgtcactggaggatgatgaagagcaggGAAGGCATCAGATCATAGATGACCTAAAGACAGCACTGAGGACACAGCCGATGAG GTTTGTGACGCGGTTCATTGAGTTGGACGGCCTGTCTTGTGTCCTGAATTTCCTCAAGTCGATGGACTATGAGACCACCGAGTCTCAGATCCACACCTCACTGATCGGCTGCATCAAAGCTCTGATGAACAACTCTCAGGGCAGAGCTCATGTCCTGGGTCACTGTGAGAGCATTAATATCATCGCTCAAAGTCTCAccactgaaaacattaaaaccaAG GTTGCAGTGTTAGAGATCCTTGGGGCAGTATGTCTGGTGCCAGGAGGCCATAGGAAAGTACTAGAGGCCATGCTGCACTTCCAGAAATTTGCATCAGAGAGGACACGCTTCCAG ACTCTGCTGTCAGACCTGGACAGATCCACAGGTCGCTACAGAGATGAAGTGAATCTGAAGACTGCCATCATGTCCTTCATCAATGCTGTGCTCAGTCAGGGAGCAGGAGAG acCAGTCTGGAGTTCCGGATCCATTTGCGCTATGAGTTTCTGATGTTGGGCATTCAGCCGGTCATTGACAAACTACACTCCCATGACAATGCCACCCTGGACAG ACATCTGGACTTCTTTGAGATGTTGAGGAATGAAGACGAGCTTCTGATGTCCAAACGCTTTGATGCG GTCCACATAGAAACAAAAAGTGCCAGCCAGATGTTTGAGCTGATCAAGAAGAAACTGAACCACACCGAAGCCTACCCTCACCTCCTGtccacactgcagcactgtCTCATGATGCCGT ATAAGCAGAGCAGCACCACACTGCAGTACTGGACGTTGTTGGACCGGATAGTTCAGCAGCTggttctgcagacagacaaaggtgAAAACCCTGATGTTGCACCACTGGAGGACTTCAACGTTAAAAATATTGTACGCAT GCTCGTCAAAGAGGACGAGGTCAAACAATGGAAAGAACAAGCTGATAAGATGAGAAAag aACATCACAACTTGCAGCAGCgttttgaaaagaaagagagggagtgtgaggCCAAGAACAAGGAGAAAGAAGACATGATGGCGACGCTGAGCAAGATGAAAGACAAACTGGAGCGAGAGAGCAACGACCACAAGCAAGCCAAACTCCAAGTGGCGGAGCTGTCCGctcggctgcagcagctcagcgcT ACCTCCAGTGTTCCAGGAGGACCTCCTGTAACTCCTGGCCATTTAGTTCCTCCTGGTCCCGTCCCGTCCAtcccttgtcctcctcctcctcctccccctccaccacctcccccaGGAGGCCCACCAGCTTTTGGCATGGCTCCATTtgccccacctcctcctccaggagcTCCACTAGGAGCTGCCCAGAAGAAGAATATTCCTCAGCCATCTAACCCACTGAAGTCATTCAACTGGAGCAAACTTCCTGAG AACAAGATAGAAGGAACCATATGGAAACAGATCGATGATCTGAAGGTGTTTAAAGTTCTGGATCTGGATGAGTTCCAGAAGACGTTCTCAGCTTACCAGAAGCCACAA AAGACTGCTGAGGATGACCATACGTTTGCCAAAAAAGTGAAGGAGCTGTCAGTAATCGATGGTCGCCGAGCACAGAACTGTAACATTCTGCTCTCACG GCTGAAGCTGACTAATGACGAGATCCGGTATGCCATCATGAGCATGGACGAACAAGAAGACTTACCCAAAGACATGCTGGAGCAG cTTCTGAAGTTTGTTCCTGAGAAGAGTGACATCGAGCTGTTAGAAGAACACAAGCATGAGCTGGATCGTATGGCCAAACCAGATCGTTTCCTGTACGACATGAGCAG CATCAACCACTATCATCAGAGGCTCCAGTCTCTCTACTTCAAGAAGAAGTTTGCTGAAAGACTGACTGAGGTCAAACCTCAAATCAAAG CTCTGACTCTTGCCTCCAGGGAGGTGCTACAGAGCGGGGCACTGCGTCAGCTCCTCGAGGTGGTCCTGGCCTTTGGGAACTATATGAACAAAGGACAACGAGGAAATGCCTACGGATTCAAAGTGGCCAGTCTCAACAAGATAGCTGACACCAAGTCGAGCATTGACAA AAACGTCACTCTGCTCCACTACATGATCACTGTTCTGGAAAAGAAGTACCCAAAGGTGGTAGCTCTCAGTGAAGAGCTACAAAATGTGCCAGAAGCTAGTAAAGTCAA tATGACAGAGTTGCTGAAGGACATTGGCAATCTGAGATCTGGCCTAAAGAGTGTTGAGGCG gagctgcagtaccagcaggcTCAGTCCTCTCGGGGTCCTGAAGATAagtttgtctctgtggtcagtcagttcatcactgtggcctccttcagcttctctgaTGTAGAGGAGTTGCTCACTGAGGCCAAAGAAGTG TTTGGAAAAGCATTGAAATACTTCGGAGAAGAACTGTCCAACCTGCAGCCAGACGGGTTCTTTGGGATCTTCGAAACTTTCCTCACAGCGTTCTCAGAGGCCAAACAGGACAACGAGAACATGGCCAGAcgcaaggaggaagaggagaaacggGCACTCATGGAGGCACAG ctcaagaaagagagggagctgAAGGCGAGGAAAGCACATGTGGAAGAGGGGGGCGGTGAGTTTGATGACTTGGTGTCTGCTCTGCGCTCTGGAGAGGTGTTTGACAAGGATCTGTCGAAAATGAACCGCAGAAAACAGCGCAAACAAAACTTGGTGGACAGCAGCCGAGAGAGACCAGTTACAAAGCTGAACCAGTAA
- the LOC143332095 gene encoding mitogen-activated protein kinase kinase kinase 7-like, producing MVETPAVCLFEDIQYEDIQVEAAVGRGTFGVVFKAIWKGKDVAIKTIESENERNAFLVELRQLSRVNHPNIVKLYGSCDNPVCLVMEYAECGSLYNLLHSADPQPHYTASHAMSWCLQCAQGVAYLHAMKPKALIHRDLKPPNLLLVARGTVLKICDFGTACDIQTYMTNNKGSAAWMAPEVFEGSNYSEKCDVFSWGIILWEVITRKKPFDEIGGSAFCIMWAVHRGTRPPLIKDLPEPIETLMTRCWDKEPSQRPSMEEVKNTMSNLMKYFPGSDEPLKLPHHSSATSSGSYADYTINSNRSDDNTEHRNSVGREETLKSFEAKFPLQFKPSKTATLRTGLSSQPGRSQSPTHSISPVTTTSQSELRMTFSPTATNGLDSSIPMAYLKLDHKLQPLAPCPNSKESMAVFEQHIRMAQEYLKVQSEIANLVRRKQELVSELEQDQREQQTSSRLIQEHSKLLEDNSNLSTHCRGLKSKLSLIKSQNQHHS from the exons ATGGTGGAGactccagctgtctgtctgtttgaagACATCCAGTATGAAGACATCCAAGTTGAAGCG GCTGTTGGCAGAGGGACATTTGGAGTTGTCTTCAAAGCCATATGGAAGGGAAAGGATGTAGCAATCAAGACCATCGAGAGTGAGAATGAAAGGAACGCTTTCCTTGTTGAG CTCCGCCAGCTCTCCAGGGTGAATCACCCCAACATCGTGAAGCTCTATGGCTCCTGTGACAATCCG GTCTGTCTGGTCATGGAGTATGCAGAATGTGGCTCTTTATATAACC TGTTGCACAGTGCGGACCCGCAGCCCCACTACACAGCATCCCATGCCATGAGCTGGTGTCTGCAGTGTGCTCAGGGAGTTGCTTATCTGCATGCGATGAAGCCAAAGGCCTTAATCCACCGGGACCTCAAACCACCAAA TCTGCTCCTGGTGGCTCGTGGCACTGTGCTGAAGATATGCGACTTTGGAACAGCTTGTGATATTCAGACCTATATGACCAACAATAAAGGCAGCGCGGCCTGGATGGCACCAGAGGTCTTTGAAG GCAGTAACTACAGTGAGAAGTGTGACGTGTTCAGTTGGGGCATCATCCTGTGGGAGGTCATCACACGCAAGAAACCCTTTGATGAGATCGGTGGCTCTGCATTTTGCATCATGTGGGCTGTCCACAGAG GTACACGGCCTCCTCTGATCAAAGACCTTCCAGAGCCCATAGAGACTCTGATGACCCGCTGTTGGGACAAAGAACCCAGCCAGAGACCGTCCATGGAGGAGGTCAAAAACACCATGAGCAATCTCATGAAG TACTTCCCCGGCTCTGATGAACCGCTCAAGCTCCCTCACCACTCTTCAGCCACAAGCTCAG GCTCGTATGCTGACTACACCATCAACAGTAACAGGAGTGACgacaacacagaacacagaaactCGGTCGGCAGAGAAGAAACCCTGAAAAGCTTTGAGGCCAAATTTCCACTACAGTTCAAGCCCTCGAAG ACAGCCACATTGCGCACTGGACTGTCCAGTCAACCAGGACGCTCCCAAAGTCCCACCCACTCCATCAGTCCTGTAACCACcactagccaatcagagctgaggATGACTTTCAGTCCCACAG CTACCAACGGTTTAGACAGCTCCATTCCCATGGCCTACCTGAAACTGGATCACAAGTTACAG CCTCTGGCTCCATGTCCAAACTCCAAGGAGTCCATGGCCGTGTTCGAGCAGCACATCAGGATGGCTCAGGAGTACCTCAAAGTCCAGTCAGAGATCGCTAACCTTGTTCGGAGGAA ACAGGAGCTGGTGTCTGAGCTGGAGCAGGACCAGAGGGAGCAGCAGACGTCATCCAGACTCATCCAGGAGCACAgcaagctgctggaggacaacagcaACCTGTCGACCCACTGCAGGGGCCTGAAGAGCAAACTGAGCCTGATCAAGAGCCAGAACCAGCACCACAGCTAG